GGGAGAGAGGGATCGTCGAGATCAGCATTCACGATCCGGCAGGGCGCGACCTGTCCCTGGAGAGCGAGCTGCGCGCGAGGTTCGGGCTGCGCGACTGCCGGGTGGCCGATGCCCCGGGAAGTGACCGCACGCTTGCCCACGTCGGGGACCTCGGAGCCCGCTGGCTGCTGGAGACCATGCGGCCCGAGCAGCGCGTGGGGGTGTCCTGGGGGCGCACGCTTCAGGCGGTTGTGCAGCACGTCCCCGACAACGGCGGGCTCAATGTCGAAGTGCTCCCCCTTGTCGGCGGGCTGTCCTCCGTGGACAGCGAGATCACCGGTGAGGAGCTGGTACGGGACCTGGCCGCCCGCCTCGGCGGCCGCTTCCGCCACCTGCACGCTCCCGCCCTGCTCACCACCCCGGCGAGCAGACAGATCCTGCTCGCCGAGCCCTCCGTCCAGGACGCGCTCGAAGCAGCCGAACAGGTCGCTATCGCGCTGGTCGGCATCGGCAGCCACGGCGTCGGATCGTCCGCGGCGATCATCGACGCGCTGGCACTCGACCCGCGGGAAAGGGAGGAGTTCGACAACCGCCAACCAGCAGGCGACCTTTGCGCGCGCTTCTTCGACGTCGACGGAAGACCCATTCCCGGTCCGGTCGACGAGCGGGTGCTGGCCGTATCCCTGGAGCAACTCTCCAGAATCCCGCTCGTGGCGGGGGTGGCGGCGGGCGCGGAGAAGGCCCGCGGCGTGCTCGGCGCCCTGCGCAGCGGTGCGCTCGACGTACTGATCTCCGACAGCTCCCTCGCTCGCGCCCTGCTCTCCGCCCAGGGCACTTCCGCGAAGTCCTCTTCGGCACCAGCTACTCGATGATCACCCATGCCCGGCGCTGTGAACTCCCAGCCAGCACCAGCGAATGCCCCGCACCTGCCCCGCCCCGGCCGGTGCGTCGACGTCGGCCTGCGAGGCGGTGGGGACGTCGGCCCGCACGGTCGGTCGGTACCGGCTCAGCCACGCACCACCCGTAGGGTCCGTACCGACGGGTCGGCCGCGTCCGGGATCAGGACTCCGTGCTCGAAGCCGCTGCGCAGATAGTCGAGGACTTCGTCGGTGATCACCTCGCCGGGCGCGATCACGGGCACACCGGGCGGGTACGGGCTGATCATCTCCGCGGCGATCCGACCCGTCGCCTGCTCGGCGGGCACATGGTCGACCTCGGCGAAGAACGCTTTCCTCGGTGACATCGCCTGTTCCAGTTCCAGGGCGGAGGGTTCAGGCAGACGAACCGGTGGCTGCCGTTCGAGCGAGCCGGCCTCCTCGGTGAGCGCGCGCAGGGCGTCCAGCAGGGTCTTCTCGGTCTCGTCGTCGTCGGCGTAGGTGATCGAGGCGCTGAGTCGGCAGGTGTCGGAGCCGCCGACGTCCACCTGCCGGTTCTTCCTGAGCCACTCGGCGGCCTGCATGCCGCTGATGCCGAGGTCCCGTACATCGATCACGATCTTCAGGGGGTCGTAGGAGGCGGCGAGGCCCTCCTCCACGATCTCGCCGCCCATCGGACGCAGGGCGGGCAGCTCGCCGACGGTCGTGCGGATCCGTTCGGCGCGGTGCAGCGCGGTGTCCAGAAGGTCGTGTCCCTGCTCGACCATCTGGCGGCGCCAGCCATCGAGTGTCGCGTACACGAGTGAGGACGCGCTGGTGGTACCGAGCAGGTCCTCCCGCTGCTTGAGGACTTCCGCCGACACCCGGTCGTACTGCACGTGGAAGACGGAACTCTGCTCGATGGCGCTGCCCGTCTTGTGGACGCTGGTGACGACCAGGTCGGCCTCGGCATCCATGCCCCACGGCGGAAGCCCGGGGTGGAACGGGAAGACCGCCCCCCACGCCTCGTCGACGATCAGGGGCACGTCGTGTTCGTGGCAAACCCGGGCCACACCACGGATGTCGGCGCAGGTGCCCCAGTCCGTGGGCGTGATCAGCAGCATGCCTTTGGCGTCCGGATGCTCCCGCAGCCGTCGTCGTACGTCGTCGGGCTCCGGCGGGTGAGCGATGTGGCGTTCGGTGTCGAACTTCGGGTGGACCCAGATCGGTTCGACTCCGCCCACGATGACGGCCGCGATCACCGATTTGTGCGCGTTTCGGGAGATCAGCAGTTTCTCGCCGGGCCCGGCCACCGAGAGCATGGCGGTCTTGACCGACAGGGAGCTGCCGCAGGTGGAGAAGAACGCCTGGTCGGCGCCGACCGCGTCCGCCATCAGGTCCTGGGCCCGGCTCAGGACGCCCCGGGACTGGCGGCGGTCGTCCAGCCCGTTGAGTGAGAGGACGTCGGAGCGGAACACGTCGAGGCCGACGATCTCAGCGACTCGCGGATCCGCACCGCGGCCCTGCTTGTGCCCCGGCGGGCCGTAGGCGATGTCACCCCGGCTGCGGAAGTCCCGCAGCGCCTCCAGCACGGGTACCTGCGCATGGTCCATGGTTCCTCCCAGCAGGCCCCCGGGAACGACTCCGCACATTCGTACGACGTCGAGCGTCACCTGTCCCTGCCCGTGTACACCACGAGCGGATTCCGAAACGCGGCGGTTGGAGTCCGGTCGAGGAGGAACTCGGAAGCGGGAGCGAAGACGATCGCCGACCCCTTGGAGTTCCGACGTGTCCAGCCTCCCGCCTCCGTCGTATCCAGGACTCCACGAGGAGGTCGCCCGGCGCGCAGACGCCCTGTGGGAGGTGGCGTGCGCTCTGCACGCGGATCCAGAGACCGCCTTCGCCGAACACCGGGCGACGGCCCTGCTCACCGACCGACTGCGCCGTGCGGGCTTCGAGGTGAGACGGAACGTGGCGGGCCTGCCCACGGCGTTCACGGCGGTCTCGGGCCGCGGCCGGCCCGCCGTGGCGCTCCTGCTGGAGTACGACGCCCTGCCCGGGCTCGGGCACGCCTGCGGCCACAATCTGATCGCCGCCGCCGGCCTCGGCGCCGCGCTGGTCGTGCACGCCCTACGGCACGGTACCGAGGGCTCGGTGGTGGCAGTGGGGACGCCGGCCGAGGAGGGCGGCGGCGGCAAGGCACTCGAGGTGCAGGCAGGTGTGTTCGACGACGTCGACGCCGCCCTGATGTTCCATCCCGGCGTGTACGACTGGGTACGGGCGCCCCTGACGGCGCAGGAGCAGTACCGGGTCGCCTTCCGGGGCCGGGCTGCCCATCCCACGGGCGACCCGACCCAAGGCATCGACGCCCTCGCGGCGTTGATCGAGCTGTTCAACGTCCTGTCGGCGCTCGGCCGTCGGCTGCCGCAGGGATCGCACGTCCAGGGGATCATCACGCACGGCGGCACCGCGACCAACGTCGTGCCCGACCTCGCCGAGGGCCGCTTCGGACTGCGGGCGGCGACCACCGCCGCCCTGGACGACCTGGCCGCGCGCTTGCACGCCGCGGCGGAGGGCGTCGCGCGAGCCACCGGCACCTCCTGCCAGGTGGAGCGGGCCGGCGTTCGCTATGAACACTTCCGGGACAGCCGGGTGCTGTCCGACCGCTTCGCCGACCGTCTCAGCCGGTCCGGGATCACCCTCACACCACCCGAACCCGGCGTCTACCTGGGCTCATCGGACATCGGCAACGTCAGCGGCCGTGTGCCCGCCATCCACCCCTTCGTCGCGATCATGGACTCCGGCGGCAGCGACCACACCCCCGAGTTCGCCACGGCCGCAGCCTCCGAACCCGCCCGCAAGGTCCTCACAGCCGTGGTCGAGGCGCTGGCCGGCACGGCGTTGGACGTCCTGCGAGACCCGGATCTACGCAATCGTGCCTGGGACCGGCACGCCGCCCGCGACGGAGGTTGAACGCTGTTCTCATGCCGGACCCGCCTGCCGAACCCTTATGCAGGACCTTGGTCCTGGGGGCGGCGGCCTCGTTCACAGGGGCTTCATGTGTTCGTCCGGCCAACTTCCCATCCGACAGGCGAGATTGGCACGGCTCACCGCAGATGCGGCCTGGCGGGCCGGGCCTGGCGGGTGAACGTACGTATGCGATTACGTAGTTCTACTGGCGCCTCGGGAAGGCAGCCTTGCGAGACTCGCCGATGCCGCTTTCTGACGGAGCGGTGGTGCCACGCCAGGGAGCTTGCTGCCTCCCTACAGGGCAACCGTCGCTAGCCGTCCAACAGGTAGCAAACACTGTCCGGTCAAGAGAGCCCGGCTGAACATTGGAGCGTCCTCCGTTGGTTTCCAAGACTCGTGTCCTTCTGGGCATGCTCGTGCTCCTGGCGCTGGCCCTCGGCGCCATCGCCCTGCTCGCGGCCATGAAAGCCGATGCCACCTGGTTCACGATCGTGCCTCTCGGCATCCTCGTGATCGGCGCGTCCGTCGTCCAGTCGCTCGGATGGTTCAACAAGAAGGGCCAGTGACTGGCCTGGTGACTCGCAGGGCACGCAGGCTCATCCGGTGCCGTCGAGCAGCGAGTCTGCAACCTTCCTGCCCGACTGATCGCGGCCACGGCTGACCGCCGCCGCCCGTGTAGGACGGCAGTTCATGGGAGGGAGACTTCGTATCGCCGGGACTGCTCGTCGCAGTCGACGCACTGGCGGTTGCTCGACGAGACCCTGTCGTGCCGCAGGATCGGAATCCGATTGCTCCTTCGCGACCGGTTGCGGATCCTGCTGGGATGCGCTTCTCCATCAACATCCCCAACTTCGGTGACTTCGCCGACCCCCGTAACGTCGCGGCCGTGGCGGTTGCCGCCGAACAGGCCGGCTGGGACGGACTCTTCGTCTGGGACCACGTACTGCATCGACAACATCAGGGCCGCCCCTTCGGAGACCCGTGGATGCTGCTGACTGCGGCCGCGTTGGCGACCTCGCGGATCCGGTTGGGCACGTTACTGACGCCGGTCCCCCGTTATCGTCCGCAGCAACTTGCCCGCCAGGTGGCCACCCTGGACCATCTCAGCGGCGGCCGGGTGATCTTCGCAGCCGGTCTGGGAGGGCCGGTCGAGGACGAGTACCGCAGCTTCGGAGACACCGCTGAGCCACGCTTCCTCGCCGAGCGGCTGGACGAGGGACTGGGGTTGTTGAGGCGCTGGTGGTCCGGTGAGTCGGTGGACCACCGTGGCCGGCACTACGAGGTCCGGGACGTGACGCTGTTGCCTGCAACAGTGCAGCGGCCTGGTCCGCCGGTGTGGATCGGCGGGTTCTGGCCGCGTCGCCCGCCGATGCGGCGGGCAGCACGGTGGGACGGGGCGGTGCCTCTTTTCGAGACGGCCCGGCATGGGCATGTGCCCGATGTGGCAGAGGTTCGGGAGCTTGTCGGTTATGTGCGCAAGCACCGTAGGGGTGGGGCCGAGCGGCCCTTCGAGTTCGTGCTCGGCGGTGCCACGTCCTCGGACGCCGTGAAGGCCAAGGACGTGACCGGTCCGCTGCGTGACGCCGGCGCCACCTGGTGGGACGAGCGGCAGGTCCAGACGGGCCCCGATCTGGATCGCCTGTCCCCGGTAATGCGCCGGATCGAGGCGGGGCCGCCGGTGATCTGATCAGCGTTTCGTGGGTGTGCCGGGTTTGTCGGTGGGCTTCTTCGGTCGCTTGTCGGGCCGGTAGCTGGGGCCGTTCATGATGACCTGCGGACGCTTGCGGCCTGCCGGATGGCGAGGTGGCCCGACCGGGCCGAACAGGATGACGGACCCGCCGGAGTGAGCCATCGCAGGGCGGCCAGGTCGCGGATCTGGGCGCCGGCCAGTTTCGGGGAGGCGTTGAAGTCGAACCCTTCCAGGGTGGATTCTGCTCGAACTTCGCTTTGCGCAGGGGGCGTTCGAAGTCAACGGTCTCGCGACGGGTGTCTCGTCCTGCAGAGCGCCCTGGAGGAAGTCGGGGTGGCCGAGTTCGCCGCCGTGGGCCTGGGTGAGGCGGGCGTCGAAAGTTTCCAGCATCCCTGACAGCCGCAGGGTCTTGAGCGATTCACGCAGGGCGGTGGTCATCACGCTCATCGGGCGGCCTCCTCGGCGTCACCGCGGTCCTGGTCGTCGTGGAGCCGGCCCGGAGTCTGCTGGGGATGGCGAACAGGCCCTCAGCTTGTTCTTCAACCTCCGTCGGCGTTGTGTGGTGCCGACGGAGGTTGGGACGGTGTCGAATCCGGCCGCTTACTCGAGATCGAGGACGGCTTTGCCGTGAAGGCGCCGGCCGAGCAGTGCCTGTACTGCCTCGGAGTGGCGAGTCCAGGGGCCGCGCCAGCTGATGCCCGGATCGAGTCGGCCTGCAGCGATCTCTCTGGCCAGCCAGGTCAGATCGGCGGAGAAGTCGATGGTGGGGTCGCCGAAGAGGAAGAAGGTGCGGATCGACCGGTCGTGCCGTCCTCCGTTGCCCAGCAGAGCATCCGGTGGCAGCACTACGTCGGCCTCGGAGGAGCGGCCCACGCTGTAGAGGATGCCGCCGGCCGACAAGGTGGCGAAGGCGTCGACGAGGTACTGTCCGCCGACGTTGTCGAGAACGGCAGACACGGGCTGCCGCGCGGCGGCCGGCTCGGGGTGGACCTCGTGGGCGCCCAGGGCTCGCAGTCCGTCCGCCTGGGCGGGGTTCCGGCTGATGGCAACGACGTGCGCGCCCGAGCGGGCGGCCAACTGGACGGCGTAGCGGCCGACGCCGCCGGAAGCACCGGTGACCATCACGCGGCGACCGAGCAGCGATCCCATCCGGCGCAGCACGTGCAGGGCGCTCAGTCCGGCGACGGGGACGGTGCTCAGTGCGCCGGGGTCGGCGTCCTTCGGTGCGGTGCCGAGCCGGGCGGCGGGTACGGCTCGCAGCTCGGCCCAGCCGGTCTCGCCGAGAGTGACGACCCTCTCTCCCTCAGCCGGGCCGGAGCCGTCGGCGGCCGCTTGGACGACCACGCCGGCCGCGTCCCAGCCGAGCACGGTGCCGCCCGGCATCTGCGGACGGGTCGCCTCATGGACTTCACCGAAGTTCAGCGATACCGCCTCAACCCGCACGAGCGCCTCGTGGGCGGCGGGCCGCGGTGCGGGGATGTCCGTCAGTGACAGGTGACCGGGTGAGGTGTGGTCGACGACGAGTGCGCGCACGGGGAGATCCCTTTCATGAAGTGCCACAGTGTGGCGTTTGCCTCAGTAGAGCATATGCTCGGTCTCGGCATGCTTGATAAAGTGCCAAGGGTGACCACCTCCGAGCAGCCCGCCACCTTGCGCGAACGGAAGAAGCTCCGCACTCGCCAGGCATTGATCGATACCGCCGTCACGCTCTTCGGCGACCGCGGATTCGACAACACTCCTCTGGACGCGCTGCTGGAGCAGGTGGAGGTGTCCCGGCGGACCTTCTTCCGCAACTTCCGCTCCAAGGAGGACGTGGCACTCACCGCCGTAACGCAGCTCTGGGACGTCTACCTGGAAGTGTTGGACGGCATCAAGAAGTCCGGGCCGCTGGCCGACGTCTTCCTCGACGCCATGCTGACCACTCTCGAGCGCATGGATGAGGACTGGTACCGACGCTTCCCACTCACGCTGCGGCTGATTGCCGATTCGCCCGCACTCGACGGGTACACGCGCCGACACTGCGCCGAAGTCCAGGCCGAGATCGCTCGCAGGCTCGGCGGACAGAGCCGTCTCGAGCTGCGGCTCGTCATCGAGTTCTTCTTGGCATCCTGGCGCTGCACTCTGGACGAATGGCTGCCCGACTGCATACCGGGCGAACTTCCCGCACTCTTGCGCCGGTCCTGCTCATCCATGAACTCCGCCCTCAGCTTGTCTTTCATGGCCTGAGGTCGAGATGGGCCTCGAACTTGCCTGCACACCTGGGCGTTCGTCGGACGCCGGGGCGGCTTTCGTCTGATCATGTGCTCCCACCAAGGTGCACCGATCAAGACGAAGGCCGCGAAGGTCAGTCTGCTGCAGACGCTGGCCCCGGGGATGTGTTCGCACAAGCGTCCGGCTTCCGGGCCGACTTATTCGACTGCCTGACCACGCGCGGGGACGAACCGTTCGAGCTCGTGGACGCGTTGCTCTGCGCGCCCGGTCCGGTGACCACCCCGGTGGACCTCACGCTGCTGGCCGAGCACCGGCGCGGGCAGGGCACGATGTAAGACGCGCTGAACTGCGGGAACGTGGACGTTCCCCGGCTGCGGCAGGTGCTGGCCGGCCTGCCGATGCCGCAGGCCGCCGACGGGCGCCTGGTCCTCGCGGTTGACATCAGCCCCTGGCTTGGCACCGGGGACAGGCCGGCGAACGCCGCCAGACGGTCGGCGGTGCCAAGGGCTTCCATGTCACCGACCGTTGCGGCGATGAAGGTGGCTCCGAGCATGGCGCCCATGCCGGGCAGGCTGCGGATCACCTTGGCGTGCGGGTGATCGTGGAACCGGGCCTCCATGCGCGTCGCCGCACTTCTTCCGCAGGCCAGGAACCCCTTGGGCCACGCGGAGCGGTAGAGCGCGCTGGCCTCCAGGAGCAGCTGCCGGGTTGGCGCGACGATCTTGCTTGCATGTGCGCGGACTGCTGGAGGCGTTCGGTGCCGGAGGCATCGACACCGCCTTCGTTTTCGCCTTCGCGCGCTGCGGCTTCCCGCACGGCATCTCGAAAACGGCTCCGGCGCTGCCTACCCCGACATGCTGCGGGAGCCCGAGGCTGCGCGTTCAGGACGGACCATCGCCGACTGCTGCCGCGGCTGAAGGGCTGAACCCCGCCCTCGCAGGCGTCGAGAGTATGCGAGCGAATACATAGGTGGGTGGGGAACGGGACGGGGCACTCGTATTCTCCCGACCGATCGAAGGAGTCGATTCGTGATCATCGCCGCAGTTGTCGGAGTGTGTGTCGTCCTGGCCGTGCTGGCCTTCCTCGTCCCGCGTCTGTCCCGTCATCCCGAACGCGGTACCCAGCGTTCGCTCGGCGCCGGCGCGCGAGCCGGCGGCAAGGCGCCCGGTGTCCTGGGTCGGCTCTTCAGCAAGCCGTTCCGGACGAGTTCCCGCGCCGTGGGCCGCAGCGGCTCGGCCGGCCGCCGCACCCGTGGCCGCATGCCCCT
This genomic stretch from Streptomyces deccanensis harbors:
- a CDS encoding sugar-binding transcriptional regulator, which codes for MPTARDQHLLVKVARMYYEEGRSQQEIAHALSVSRPNVSRMLAAARERGIVEISIHDPAGRDLSLESELRARFGLRDCRVADAPGSDRTLAHVGDLGARWLLETMRPEQRVGVSWGRTLQAVVQHVPDNGGLNVEVLPLVGGLSSVDSEITGEELVRDLAARLGGRFRHLHAPALLTTPASRQILLAEPSVQDALEAAEQVAIALVGIGSHGVGSSAAIIDALALDPREREEFDNRQPAGDLCARFFDVDGRPIPGPVDERVLAVSLEQLSRIPLVAGVAAGAEKARGVLGALRSGALDVLISDSSLARALLSAQGTSAKSSSAPATR
- a CDS encoding aminotransferase class I/II-fold pyridoxal phosphate-dependent enzyme, encoding MDHAQVPVLEALRDFRSRGDIAYGPPGHKQGRGADPRVAEIVGLDVFRSDVLSLNGLDDRRQSRGVLSRAQDLMADAVGADQAFFSTCGSSLSVKTAMLSVAGPGEKLLISRNAHKSVIAAVIVGGVEPIWVHPKFDTERHIAHPPEPDDVRRRLREHPDAKGMLLITPTDWGTCADIRGVARVCHEHDVPLIVDEAWGAVFPFHPGLPPWGMDAEADLVVTSVHKTGSAIEQSSVFHVQYDRVSAEVLKQREDLLGTTSASSLVYATLDGWRRQMVEQGHDLLDTALHRAERIRTTVGELPALRPMGGEIVEEGLAASYDPLKIVIDVRDLGISGMQAAEWLRKNRQVDVGGSDTCRLSASITYADDDETEKTLLDALRALTEEAGSLERQPPVRLPEPSALELEQAMSPRKAFFAEVDHVPAEQATGRIAAEMISPYPPGVPVIAPGEVITDEVLDYLRSGFEHGVLIPDAADPSVRTLRVVRG
- a CDS encoding amidohydrolase, yielding MSSLPPPSYPGLHEEVARRADALWEVACALHADPETAFAEHRATALLTDRLRRAGFEVRRNVAGLPTAFTAVSGRGRPAVALLLEYDALPGLGHACGHNLIAAAGLGAALVVHALRHGTEGSVVAVGTPAEEGGGGKALEVQAGVFDDVDAALMFHPGVYDWVRAPLTAQEQYRVAFRGRAAHPTGDPTQGIDALAALIELFNVLSALGRRLPQGSHVQGIITHGGTATNVVPDLAEGRFGLRAATTAALDDLAARLHAAAEGVARATGTSCQVERAGVRYEHFRDSRVLSDRFADRLSRSGITLTPPEPGVYLGSSDIGNVSGRVPAIHPFVAIMDSGGSDHTPEFATAAASEPARKVLTAVVEALAGTALDVLRDPDLRNRAWDRHAARDGG
- a CDS encoding LLM class flavin-dependent oxidoreductase, which encodes MRFSINIPNFGDFADPRNVAAVAVAAEQAGWDGLFVWDHVLHRQHQGRPFGDPWMLLTAAALATSRIRLGTLLTPVPRYRPQQLARQVATLDHLSGGRVIFAAGLGGPVEDEYRSFGDTAEPRFLAERLDEGLGLLRRWWSGESVDHRGRHYEVRDVTLLPATVQRPGPPVWIGGFWPRRPPMRRAARWDGAVPLFETARHGHVPDVAEVRELVGYVRKHRRGGAERPFEFVLGGATSSDAVKAKDVTGPLRDAGATWWDERQVQTGPDLDRLSPVMRRIEAGPPVI
- a CDS encoding zinc-binding dehydrogenase, with the protein product MRALVVDHTSPGHLSLTDIPAPRPAAHEALVRVEAVSLNFGEVHEATRPQMPGGTVLGWDAAGVVVQAAADGSGPAEGERVVTLGETGWAELRAVPAARLGTAPKDADPGALSTVPVAGLSALHVLRRMGSLLGRRVMVTGASGGVGRYAVQLAARSGAHVVAISRNPAQADGLRALGAHEVHPEPAAARQPVSAVLDNVGGQYLVDAFATLSAGGILYSVGRSSEADVVLPPDALLGNGGRHDRSIRTFFLFGDPTIDFSADLTWLAREIAAGRLDPGISWRGPWTRHSEAVQALLGRRLHGKAVLDLE
- a CDS encoding TetR/AcrR family transcriptional regulator; its protein translation is MTTSEQPATLRERKKLRTRQALIDTAVTLFGDRGFDNTPLDALLEQVEVSRRTFFRNFRSKEDVALTAVTQLWDVYLEVLDGIKKSGPLADVFLDAMLTTLERMDEDWYRRFPLTLRLIADSPALDGYTRRHCAEVQAEIARRLGGQSRLELRLVIEFFLASWRCTLDEWLPDCIPGELPALLRRSCSSMNSALSLSFMA
- a CDS encoding DUF6411 family protein, producing MIIAAVVGVCVVLAVLAFLVPRLSRHPERGTQRSLGAGARAGGKAPGVLGRLFSKPFRTSSRAVGRSGSAGRRTRGRMPL